Genomic window (Microcaecilia unicolor chromosome 8, aMicUni1.1, whole genome shotgun sequence):
aggATAGTCGGTTTGTTATGTTAGCTGGTTGAACAAAGGACCTGGCGATATTTCAGGCGACTACAGCCTGAAATAGATTAAGGAAGCCATTGCTTCGGCTTAACTTCTTAGTGGCAGGTGCTCTTAAAACACATTCTTTCAGAGAGCAGGCGGCTTTGTGGGTGGAGAGCACTTTGGTACAACCACAGGTCAAACTAAAATTCTGAGGGTGCTATGAAAGGGGATAGATGGCTGGACTGATATAGGGACTAAACACTGAGGAAGACAGAAGAGAGAGGGTCAGTTCTTGGGGAAAGCAAAGGGAGTCAAGCCACAGGCTTGAGTAATGACCCCAGGTCTTATGGTATCTCACAAGACCTGCACAGAAAAACAAACAGCCTAAAAATCATAATAATGGAGGCAGTCAAGGAAATGCCCTAAAGAGTGGTTGAGTCTTTAGGAGGGAGTGGATGCTATTGGGAGGTTCTTTGGGAGAGGTGGTTGTTTGAAGGGGCtgttggggaggggagatgctttGGTTGGTGGCTTTTGGAAGGATTTTATTGGGAGGGGCTCTTTGGGAGGAGTTTGCTCTTGGGGCACTTTTGAGACGAGTGGATGTTCTGATGGAGGGACTTTGGAAGAACAGTGAAAttaatccccctgatattcatccCATTAAATGGTTAGCTAATTGGGTAGTGGACTGAAGCTGTGGAGGTCAGAGGGAATATTTAGTGGCACTCTGGATAATGATTAAAAATGCAATTAACTGCAATCAAATTTTTTAATCAGGTGATTAATCGtgattaacattttttatttgaaCAACAGTTAAACTAAATATGAAATATTAATAAatagaacaaagaaaatataTGCCATAGAGGTAATTCATAACCATATAATGCCTGGAATCAGGAATTTAATAGATTTTAAAGTACATACCTTATGGCTGGTATTCAGAGTTTGTAGGTTATAAAGGTTTCGCAACATGTTTTTGTTGCTAATATCAATCTCATTCCCATTTCTCTTCTTCCCATCACTGATAGGATATTCCAAATCCAAGTAGTCTGCCTTATGTAACTGACTGGAGGTCCTATACACTCTTCTTTGGTACAGCAATCTTCGCTGCCGAAGGCATTGGAACGGTAAGGTTCTGCCTTTTTGTAGGACagagcattttttaaaaagagaatCCATTGACGGCCTTGCACCTGACTTCCCGTGCTTTTGTAACTCATAAAATGAGCTGGGAAATTTACATCTATTttacagcaggtgtaaatatgcATGTATGCTTTCTGTGGGGGCTTACTTTCCCTTGGAAAGCTGTTGTAACTTATGCACAAGCTAGGAGGCCTATGATAAAACTTTATCATGTTGCATTCCATGCCCCTGTTGCAAGGAACTACTGTAAACCCTTCGAATGTAATGTGTCTTGAGTTTGAATTTGGAAAGGTGAATAATTTAAATTGAAATCTAATGGTTTGGGAATTAATGTCTGCATAGATAACTAGACCAAGTGAATACATAAACCCACTTAAGGATGCCTGAGATACAAAATTACTTGTTTATATCTTGACTTTCTTGAAAAAAAGGTAGCTTTAACGTAAACAGCATATGCAAAATTGATCTAACATCATTACTCTAAAATTTATAAACTTCCTAAATGCTTTGTATTTTTTCCATAGATCCTACCCTTGGAAAATAAAATGCAGCGCCCTCAGCAGTTCCGGCCTGTGCTTTATGTAGGAATGTTACTGGTGACAGTTCTGTATGTCAGCATGGGAACCCTGGGCTACCTACGATTTGGGGATACAATTATGGCCAGCATTACTCTCAGCTTGCCCAACTGCTGGTGAGTTTTGGTTGTTGCAcatcggataagtgcatgctctgtttaactgcatgccgtacttcggtcccgttttgggCGCCTTCAATTTCTGGTGGGACaaaccggtttagcgcaccactgataagtgcaagattcgcttatatgcatggtttaagactgctcctctgcaggaaagactccgcataagtgcatacacagaatatggaagccgattggcgcgtgacaaccaacgagatttcaaatttaccgtccctttaactgccacaggcagaataagtgaaagaatgctgttaagagtgtacactggagttgtcgtcacgcaactgtaagactttaacactggctgaacgagtagaagttcttaaaaaaatagaaaacaaacaaagtcaagcatctactgctaaagaatatggtgtcaatcccagtcaaatttcatgtatcttgaagcagaaaggccAGCTtatggaagactggcaaaacaatacaaatccacaacggaaacaaaaacgggtgggaaaagctgaggaggtagaagatgctcttcggtggttttctcgcgtcaggagcagacagtttcctgtcagtggtccactgcttatggagaaagttaatcagctagctgaaagtcttggactaactgaattcaaagccactgttggatggttggaaagatggaaggagaggaataacataaaattcaagaaacagcatggtgaaaaacaagacactgatgactttggtgctgaaaattgggttgcttcagttcttccttccatcTTGAACGAATttacacctcgtgacattttcaatgctgacgaaaacgctctctactggcgagcgattcctgatggaatacTTGCATTCAAttaagccgaaactacaggaggtaaaatgtcgaaggaccgactgacgatcctcctttgctgcaatatggatgggagtgagaagttggaaccactcgtcactggaaagagcaaacagccctgttgcttcaataATGTTAAgctacttcctgtgtcataccagggtaacgcaaattcatggatgactggagaaatttggaagcagtggctaaagaagttagacactggaatgcgggcacaaaagcgttaGATTtagttgctttgtgataattgtgctgcacactgtgatgatgtcaggctgtctaacgtcaaggtggtcttcctgccaccaaacactacctctctgatctaaCCTatagatcagggcataatagccaatttcaagcaATATTATTGGGCTGTTGTGCTACGTCGtcatgagcgttatggatgactagACTGGCAAGgttaaacatgctgttgaactggctcgtaatctatcactgttgcattccctacatatgcagaaagaagcctggaatcatgttatacaggcaaccattgtgaactgctgcaagcgggcaagctttgttaaggttgtggagagggatgaaacagatgcagctgttgcaaacgtggcagatgaacaggttattgacatcccagccggtgttactgaagaggagttccatcgctacgtagctgttctACAGACAGccgaagacagcactgatgtcgagatatgtgcctacaggcaggcaacaacggctaatgatggaacagatgatgaaatgagcagcgaggcacatgctgacgaaattcaacaacctcctcctgtcacttttgcaagagcgctagagagtctcaacaccgtgcggacctatctggaggccactggatgtcagtgctatgacagtttttaccatctggcagacgtagtcatggaactcacagacacaagagtgtacggaggactataactgattatttcaagtaagcctaacgtcagttaacggagactgtatactgtacatatgtttatcagatgtcaagcttcttttggtcacaacggttaagtgaacgctccagttaactgcatgtagtTCTTTGGTcccaatatatatatagcatttgTCCTGTAAGCATTCCAGGAGTGTACAGGACGCCACAGTTTTTGCAGTCATTCACAAATTGCTTTGAATAATCAGAGCATGATTGGAGATTACCTGGATTTTTAAAGagctgtttaaaataaataaagaagtaaAAGATTCTCTACCAAGGTCCACATTAGTAGAATATGTTGTAATGGTGCTGCCTATTGTATATTGCTTTAAAGTGTTGGATTAACGAATTTACATAttcatgtaaatgccaatattttgGCTATGTTCTATTCAAAAAGGCACCCAAATGCAATGGTGCATAGTGTGAAGGTGTGCATACTCATGGGTGGAGTCAGGGctagtgttagacattcaggggcccagggcagaaaggggggagagggccCCAAAGCTGGTCTTAAGCCTATGCTTTCTTCAGCTTGAGGCAAGTTTGGAGGCCCCCTGTAGTACGGGGGCCCAGGGAAATTGCCCTGTTCGCCAGCCCCTAACGCCAGCCCTGGGTGGAGTGTGGGCAGGGTTTACAGTTACatatataaattatagaatactacaattTACACACTTTTTTTTAGCAAGTTAGGTGTGGACATTTGCACCACTGTATGACTGATGTACGTGGTTGTGCCTGAACTAGGGGTGCGTATTTGCCCTTCTATCctggtatttcttttttttttgtatcaattAATTTTTATTAAGTAATTTGCATTAACAAACAATCCAGAAGCACAGTGCAAAAGGAGGGCGCTATTACCCCATACATAGTGAGTAACAAATCCTACCCGATAATAACacatacactagtattctaccAAGGAAAGTAGCTGCTTACTTTCTGTCATGGATTAATCTCAGATAGGTGCCCCTTTTTAGAATCGCCCTTTCAGAGGCTAGACTAATCATTTTTACTAGAGTGATATGACTTGCTTCATTTTGGGCACAATGTGATGGAATATCTGCTCTCCTTGCATGCAGGTTGTATCAGTCTGTGAAACTGCTTTACTCCTTTGCGATATTCATCACGTATGCATTGCAGTTCTATGTTGCTGCTGAAATTATTATCCCCGCCGCCACCTCTCGGGTGGCAGAGCGCTGGACTCTTTTCGTGAACCTGACTGTACGCATTCTTCTGGTGTGTCTCACATGTAAGTACACATTTTTCAGTTCCTTGTTTTCTTCCTCCGCTGTGAATAGGCTTTAAGCCTCTTCTTTCTCATTTCCTCTCTTCTGACTAAAGGATAGATGCAATAAGAAGGAAGGAATGCAGTTAATTTTGTGGGTGGCTAAGGTTTCTCAAATTGCCAGGCCCCTGGCTGCCTAGTGATTAAAACCCGATGGTGGTGATGCATTGGTTATTTAGAAGTTATGTTTTCATCCATtttggggaaattctatataaagTTATGAGTGTAAATGTTTCGAATTCTAGCATatacagtagaagtccaaaaatccagatgCCAGAAAATCAGACTTCATGAGAATCTGGACCCCTAAATATTGCAGTATCCGGACCGCCCGAGAATCCACACTacaccttctcccccctccctgtctcccccTCCTGTGTTCAGTTGTTTTCTTTGGATCTTGTAAAGTGTCACTGTATTGTTAcaggaaacagagaaacatagaaacgtgATGGCAAATGGCCCATCCTAAGCAACcaccatctcctcctttccctaaaagCCATAATATCTTGATTAAGAAACCTTTTCATAAGTTGAAAATATTGCATCGAGTtcataaatattttttgtttgagCATTTTAAGACATCAGTACAGGCCCTTATAATGACagaactggactattgtaatgtcgTATATACTAGTTGCTTagccaaacagaaaaaaagacacTCAAACATGGCAAAATACACCATATGACTGATTTATAGATTAAAGAAGTATGATAGGGTTTTCTCACTTTTGGTTCAGTTGCCTGTGGTGGCTCGTCTGGCATTTAAGCtatgtgtttttaattttagaatccttcatgatctaactccTGCATTCCATGCTAAATCCAAGTAAACTTTCCTCTTTAGGTAGGCTTACTCGTTCATTCACATATATGACACGTCACTTTCCGTTTCTGAAGGGCGTTAAAGTTCTCGCTTATGTCTTCCCTCCCCAAAATGACCACACAGccagagaactcttaccacgtggccacgtgacagagagcccttactgccacccatggaGGTGGGGATAAGGGCtgccgtgctaacccagcggtaactgggctgcatgcggcgatgcccgattaccactgggctatcgccatgcaagccattttcaggagttttctttttcccctagaaatggcacgtgctcgggtcaggactaccgccagtggccgcgttgggccggcggtagtcccagaagagcgagtgataaacctgtgttgggcttaccgccgctctgtaaaagggccccatactgcGTTCGATCTCTTGTTTGTGTTCTGCGTTGATCCAGATTGTATTGTAATATATGTGGTGAGAAGTGTTTCAATTCTGTTTTAGATAGATTGTATGGTCTTATTTTTTTGTCTGTAAATCTACTTTGATAACAATTTTATagttatttcttgaaaaatacaaTGTTGAAATGGCAGCAGGACCTATTGTAAACCACATCAAAGACATGTCTAACCATCAGTGCTATTTGAGGGAGCAGCTCtgatttcatttaaaatagaagAAACACTTTGAAAGAGATCACAGAGATATCCTTTGTAAATTATATTTCCATCGGTAATGTTAGTTTAACTAGGATGTGTGCCTGTaccaccatcatcatcttcaTCGACTGTgctttttatattattatttctcCATTCTAGCTACTGAGTCACTGAAAGCAGAATGTAGAAAATAATGCAGGGATTTTATactagggcttcccaaaccttttCTGAAATGGACCCTGTTTTAGCAGGTAAGTTGCACAGCCCCAGATGATAACCAAACCAAACTAGTGCTCAAACAACATAATAAGCAGCAGATTAATATTCTTAAATTTTCAAGAATATGTAAATATATTAATCCTTCAGGATTCTTTTAGTTATGGATCTTAAATCCAGCCACCCTTAAACAATGAGTACCATTCTGTTAACCTTGGAGCTGTAAGCACTATTTCTACTGCATTTCCAGCAGATCTGGAGACCAAAAGACCCGAATTGGGGTTCAAACAGGAGTCTATCTGCAATATAGCCACTGAGCCTCCAGGCCAGTCTGCCTTTTCaaacttttttcccttttttttttgtctgtttgaaTATATCTTAAGCGCGATTTTGCTTAGGTTATCTAGGTAGGAAAAGGGACATTCAAGTCTGGACATTCACAATTTGcagagtattttacaaaaggctcactgaATGCAGTGGATCCGGAACTTTCTTCTCTTGAAGAAATTGTTGCAATTGAAGAGGCCTGCTTTGccataaaaaaatgttaattcaAGGtagacaaaaaatgttaaaattataataataaaattaaaatgcatTAGATAGCATTAAAATTGGTTCTAGTATAAAATAagcacagtaaaaataaaattttggaaAGAGCTTAATAAAAACTTGATGCAAAGATTTATTTCTCTCTGAGTCAAGTACACAATTAGACATTTGTGAGAGGGTGTGAGTGGGATGCATTTCTTAAGGGTAGACTGGAAGGGGACTGTGTGGTGTGGATAGGAAGGTGTCTGTGTGAGTGTAAGAGGGGTGGGGTATATGAGTGAGTGGATTTGCAGAGGGGTTGGGTGTGTATGTGGATGTGACTGGGTGAGTAGTGAGTGAGTGGGTGGAAGTGATGTATGAGCCTTTCACTCCCTTCCACTCTTCCTTTAGTCTGCTTTgaccctcttcctttcccttccccttctttgCACTTCATTCTGTGTCCTCTGTGTTCTCATCTCTTTTTTTTGCATCCCCTCTCTCTTGCCTTCCCGCAGGCTCATTCCCTCTGTTTTTCACTCTCAGACTCGACCACTTATCTGCTCCCTTGTCCCTCAGCTTTGTTCCCTCATTAGCCCCTTTTCCAGATTTATTCTGTCtccctcactcattctctctaaGCTCAGCTACCAGACTTATCCCCTCTGAACCTCCACTGAAGTCTCATTCTCTCTTACCTCCCTAAGTTTTATCCAGTCTCAGTCCCCTAGGATTATTTTCCCCAGACTCAGCTACTTCCAGGCTCAGCTTATCCGTTCTCTCTCACCCACTTTCTGCTTCCTCGGCCTTATACCTTTACTCTCACCCCCACAGACTCAATAACTCATCCTCTTTCCTCCTAGGTTCACCCCTTTAATCTTACTCATCTCtcagcttttctcctttctcagGCTTGTCTCTTCTCAACCGCTACATTCCCAAGGCCAGCTCTAGGCTGCAACATGGGCTCTGTAGCCTCAATATAAGACCACCCTTCTTCTCTCTCATTATAAAAGAAGATTTGTGACACTTGACAGCCCAAACATAACACTTCTCTTgtatctctgctctctctctgtctctacgCTGTCGTTGCTCCTCTCTTCCTCTGACAGTCACCCCCTGCCTCTGACGGTCATGATGCCACCTCCACACCTCTCGTTCCCTAATAATCATGATGCCTCTTCCCCACCATCCTTTATTTCTCATGATTAGTCACGATGCCCCTTCTCTACTTTTTCCTCACACCCAGCTATGGTGGCCACTCCCAGCACAGTGTGTCCTCTGTCAGCCATGATGCCTCCTCCCTGTCATCACCTCATTAGCTATGATACTTTCTCCTTTCCTTGTTCTGTAATAGTCATAATTATGCTCCTTCTCACTCCTGTTTGTGTAAATAACACTTACTGGGGCAATGGGAAGAGGCAGCAGTGATAGCACcaagtaaaaaaaatacacagttAAGCACATGCCAACTGCCATCCGTACCCAGAGTCTCTCCATTGGGCTTTCTACTTTCTGACTGGTTCCAGCTTACCAAACATCCTCGACACTATCTGTCTGCTTCTCTTTTTATTTTGCTGGCTCTTCCCACTGTTTTCccattggtaagtaataaaagcTCAATTTTGATAGTGTAGCAGCTTAACCAGGAGGACGTCTCCTGACCAAAGATTAAAAGCCCGAGTGAGGCATTAATTGCTATCTCTTCAGAAGGCTAGGTTTGATTTCATCATATGAACATTGGCTTCTCTACTGACAGGCACCTGTTGGCTTGTCTTCATGGGCTGGGTATTACTCCGTTAATTCTGTGGTCTTTTAGAAactttaaaatgaaaataattttttctttgccagcacccagcatcagtcCTTGAGATAGTTTCTATTTCTGCCTAATTTAAAGTCTATAATTGCTTACATCAAGTCCAAGTATAAATGAAATCATGAATATGAAATTACTAATGCAGGATCTCTTAAAAGATCATAACTATTGATATATCATTATTTACTGTTAAAGAGGATTCCTATATCAGAATGAATCCATGTCATACAGGAGAATTTTAAGGTATTACTGTGTCTATAATTTTAATAGGAGTTCTCTATTGGATTTGAAGATACACCAAAAGGGATGCTGTAGATCTCTACGATTTCTTATTGTAACTTTCATCTGCATGAAACTTTTGTAAAGTGGACAGACCTGAAGAAAATAAGTGAACTTGCTGGACTTACTTTCAGAGAGTTAAAAGCTAGTGTGGTCTCAGATACTATTAAACAGAAAAAGGAGTTAAGTGTAGAATAACCTTTTGGCATATGCTGAAGTTACATCATGTCGTTGATGTCTATGTAAACAGGTGAATAATATATTGAACTGGATGTTCTGTTTGGGTTGTGGAAGGAATTACATCTTGTATGGAAAGTCTTTTCAATGAAGATTAGCACTCAACTTTTATCTGACTTTATGTTATTTAATAAGTCTTTCAAGTACTCTTCCATACTTAGCTAACAAGAGTCTTTCTTTCCCCTCAGGTATTCTGGCTATTCTTATACCTCGATTAGACATTGTGATCTCGTTGGTGGGCTCTGTAAGTAGCAGTGTTTTGGCACTTATCATTCCACCCTTTCTGGAGATCGCCACTTACTACTCAGAGGGCATTAGCCATTGGGCCATCTTCAAGAACATCCTGATCGGCTTGGTTGGATTTTTGGGATTCGTAGCGGGAACTTCTGTGTCCCTGTGGGAGCTAGCATCCCGTTAAGCCACCACAAGCATCAACATTACTAGTGCCTTTTTGTCATCAGTATAATGATTCTGAACTCAAGACCTTCAAGGACCAGTCACACAACAAAAGTTTCACTAGAACCGACTATTATCTTTTCAATGAAAATTCTTTAGCTAggattttttgttttaaagaaaagaaaggttAACCCAAAAGTTGAAATGATAGAAAATTATGTAAATTAGCAATTAGGTATAAAAATGATAGAAAATTATGTAAATTAGCAATTAGTTATGAATGAAAGTAAAGAGATATTTGTAAATATTCTAGAAGATAAATAATACTTTACGATAAGAATAAATTAGGAAGGTTTAATTGCCTTTGCTGTATATTCTAAGGGTTGATTTATTGAACCATCCTGAATTCAGGTATGAGAGAacttctaggggtccttttaccaagctgcgggaaaaagggccctgcgctagcggcgggggccgtttttccaaTGTGCCAGGTTGTTCTTTTCCATAGCCcgttaaagcaaaacaaaaatggccatgtggtgagatcactcttaccgcatgaccatgcggTAGGGagccctactgccacccattgaggtggcaataagggatcctgtgctaacccggtggtaaccgggcagtgtgcagtgatgcccgattaccgccggattaTCGCTTCGCAAGCTATTTCTGGGAGttctctttttcccctggaaatggcatgcacttggggtgggactaccgcccGTGGCCATGTTGGACCGGCAGTAGTCCTGggagagcgagcggtaagcccatgttgggcttactgccactctgtaaaagggctccctagAGAAGATTCTTTTTTGATGTTCTGGAACAGAACATGTTTAATGACGTTTTTGAGGTGTTCTGGCAGAGTTCTGTACAGTTTTTGAATGGTATTTATTAGTTATGGTTAATACAGTTTTTTTAATCTGTATATTTTTCCTATAGTATTTTAAATTATTGGATTATGAATTAAAATACTCAGCATCCATTTAGAGCAAGGTCTTGATGTAAATCTCAGAGGTCTGAGTTGCATTAGTGGTTATAAGCCTTGCATATGGGCTGTTAATGGTACCATCACTAACTAACAGTCTCCTTGTATTTCGTGGAGTTTGAAATCCCTGGTTTGCATCATCAGGATCAGATTCATAACACTGGCAACAAACTTTGTTGCCTGAAATATCTTATCTTTAGGTGCCCAAAATAGAACTGATATAGCTTCAAAAATAGATTTCTGTAGTAAGTGTGTATGTGTTTAATTCATAGTCAAGTGCTCACAGAGACAGCAGCCAAGTAATCTACACCTGGCAGATGAAGATATAGAATAGATGTTAATAATACTGGTGCTTCACAAGAAGGGAACCTCTTTTCTTGTTGTTGTAAAGCAGTTTATGGAGCCAGATCTAAACCAATCAAGAACTGTTATGGATATTTTCATATACTAGTTTtgggaaaacatgaaaaacaaaTGTCATGGAGATAGTATCAAAGTCTCTTGCATATGGTTCATCATTGATTCTTCATAGCACTGTGTTACTTCCTCCTTAAAACTAAGATTATTGCATATCCTTTAAAGCAATCTTGCCTGCtctaagtttaaaaaaattaaatctaatttttGTACAAGTTACTGTGCACttttaaaggaaatatcctaGGGGCCAGTGGGATGAAAGTATTGCATTATTCTTGGGACATCCTGCCAAAGAGGAAGTGAGTCACAGGGGGTGGGACATCAGTGAGAGTGCTCTGAGACAAGAAGCAGGCAGCCTAAGAGGATCGCTGCACTGCGGCAGCTCTATGAAAGCTACTTTTCCAGGTAAACAGGGAGCGTGTTGGGGATTGACAGGCTGAACCTGTCGGCtggcagagggaggggagggagaaagggaaaagctTGGACCCCAGagttggaagggagggagagagaggtgctggcttAGGTGAGGGCTGGAAGGGAGCCTCAACCTTTGCATGGGTCACAGGATTTTAACAcaccaaaggaaagaa
Coding sequences:
- the LOC115475758 gene encoding proton-coupled amino acid transporter 1-like isoform X2, giving the protein MVICGIAVHCMDMLVRCAHHLCRRKQCPFLDYGDTVASALEGTPSPWLRAHAIWGRRIIDLLLIVTQLGFCCVYFVFLADNVKQVVEAAHATTSNCHSNETVVLKNTMDSRLYMVCFLPFLVLLVFIQNLKYLAVFSLLANIAMLVSVIMIYQYILRDIPNPSSLPYVTDWRSYTLFFGTAIFAAEGIGTILPLENKMQRPQQFRPVLYVGMLLVTVLYVSMGTLGYLRFGDTIMASITLSLPNCWLYQSVKLLYSFAIFITYALQFYVAAEIIIPAATSRVAERWTLFVNLTVRILLVCLTCILAILIPRLDIVISLVGSVSSSVLALIIPPFLEIATYYSEGISHWAIFKNILIGLVGFLGFVAGTSVSLWELASR